Proteins from a single region of Nomascus leucogenys isolate Asia chromosome 2, Asia_NLE_v1, whole genome shotgun sequence:
- the DPEP1 gene encoding dipeptidase 1, which produces MWTQWWLWPLVAVCTADFFRDEAERIMRDSPVIDGHNDLPWQLLDMFNNQLQDERANLTTLAGTHTNIPKLRAGFVGGQFWSVYTPCDTQNKDTVRRTLEQMDVVHRMCQMYPETFLYVTSSAGIRQAFREGKVASLIGVEGGHSIDSSLGVLRALYQLGMRYLTLTHNCNTPWADNWLVDTGDSEPQSQGLSPFGQRVVKELNRLGVLIDLAHVSVATMKATLQLSRAPVIFSHSSAYSVCASRRNVPDDVLRLVKQTGSLVMVNFYNNYISCTNKANLSQVADHLDHIKEVAGAGAVGFGGDFDGVPRVPEGLEDVSKYPDLIAELLRRNWTEAEVKGALADNLLRVFEAVEQASNLTQAPEEEPIPLDELGGSCRTRYGYSSGASSPHRQWGLLLASLAPLIVCMCRL; this is translated from the exons GCACAATGACCTCCCCTGGCAGCTGCTGGATATGTTCAACAACCAGCTGCAGGACGAGAGGGCCAACCTGACCACCTTGGCCGGCACACACACCAACATCCCCAAGCTGAGGGCTGGCTTTGTGGGAGGCCAG TTCTGGTCCGTGTACACGCCCTGCGACACCCAGAACAAAGACACCGTGCGGAGGACACTGGAGCAGATGGACGTGGTCCACCGCATGTGCCAGATGTACCCGGAGACCTTCCTGTATGTCACCAGCAGCGCAG GCATCCGGCAGGCCTTCCGGGAAGGGAAGGTGGCCAGCCTGATTGGCGTGGAGGGCGGCCACTCCATTGACAGCAGTCTGGGCGTCCTGCGGGCGCTCTATCAGCTGGGCATGCGGTACCTGACCCTCACCCACAACTGCAACACGCCCTG GGCTGACAACTGGCTGGTGGACACGGGAGACAGTGAGCCCCAGAGCCAAGGCTTGTCACCCTTTGGGCAG CGTGTGGTGAAGGAGCTGAACCGTCTGGGAGTCCTCATCGACTTGGCTCACGTGTCTGTGGCCACCATGAAGGCCACCCTGCAGCTGTCCAGAGCCCCGGTCATCTTCAGCCACTCCTCGGCCTACAGTGTGTGCGCAAGCCGGCGCAACGTGCCTGACGACGTCCTGAGGCTGGTG AAACAGACAGGCAGCCTGGTGATGGTGAACTTCTACAACAATTACATTTCCTGCACCAACAAGGCCAACCTGTCCCAAGTGGCCG ACCATCTGGACCACATCAAGGAGGTGGCAGGAGCCGGAGCCGTGGGTTTTGGTGGGGATTTTGATGGTGTTCCAAG GGTCCCTGAGGGGCTGGAGGACGTCTCCAAGTATCCAGACCTGATCGCCGAGCTGCTCAGGAGGAACTGGACGGAGGCGGAGGTCAAGGGCGCACTGGCTGACAACCTGCTGAGGGTCTTCGAGGCTGTGGAGCAG GCCAGCAACCTCACACAGGCCCCCGAGGAGGAGCCCATCCCGCTGGACGAGCTGGGGGGCTCCTGCAGGACGCGTTACGGCTACTCCTCGGGGGCTTCCAGCCCCCATCGCCAGTGGGGGCTCCTGCTGGCCTCCCTCGCTCCCCTGATCGTCTGTATGTGTCGCCTGTGA
- the CHMP1A gene encoding charged multivesicular body protein 1a codes for MDDTLFQLKFTAKQLEKLAKKAEKDSKAEQAKVKKALLQKNVECARVYAENAIRKKNEGVNWLRMASRVDAVASKVQTAVTMKGVTKNMAQVTKALDKALSTMDLQKVSSVMDRFEQQVQNLDVHTSVMEDSMSSATTLTTPQEQVDSLIMQIAEENGLEVLDQLSQLPEGASAVGESSVRSQEDQLSRRLAALRN; via the exons ATGGACG ATACCCTGTTCCAGCTGAAG TTCACGGCAAAGCAGCTGGAGAAGCTGGCCAAGAAGGCGGAGAAGGACTCCAAGGCAGAGCAGGCCAAAGTGAAGAAG GCCCTTCTGCAGAAAAATGTAGAGTGTGCCCGTGTGTATGCCGAGAATGCCATCCGCAAGAAGAACGAAGGTGTGAACTGGCTTCGGATGGCGTCCCGCGTGGACGCAGTGGCTTCCAAGGTGCAGACAGCTGTGACTATGAAGGGG GTGACCAAGAACATGGCCCAGGTGACCAAAGCCCTGGACAAGGCCCTGAGCACCATGGACCTGCAGAAGGTCTCCTCAGTGATGGACAGGTTCGAGCAGCAGGTGCAGAACCTGGACGTCCATACATCG GTGATGGAGGACTCCATGAGCTCGGCCACCACCCTGACCACGCCGCAGGAGCAGGTGGACAGCCTCATCATGCAGATCGCCGAGGAGAATGGCCTGGAGGTGCTGGACCAGCTCAGCCAGCTGCCCGAGGGCGCCTCTGCCGTGGGCGAGAGCTCTGTGCGCAGCCAGGAGGACCAGCTGTCACGGAG GTTGGCCGCCTTGAGGAACTAG
- the SPATA33 gene encoding spermatogenesis-associated protein 33 isoform X2 — translation MVTHAAAARTFCEEQKKGSTYSVPKSKEKLMEKHSQEGRQADRELEKPMDSLHPGSGTAKHLPPATSLEEKPDVKQKCSRKKVVVPQIIITRASNETLVSCSSSGSDEQRTIREPEDWGPYRRHRNPSTADAYNSHLKE, via the exons ATGGTGACGCACGCCGCGGCCGCGAGGACCTTTT GTGAGGAACAAAAGAAGGGATCCACCTATTCAGTTCCAAAATCTAAGGAGAAGTTGATGGAGAAGCATtcccaggaaggcaggcaggcagacagggaGTTGGAGAAGCCTATGGACAGCCTCCACCCCGGGTCCGGGACAGCCAAGCACCTGCCGCCGGCAACTTCGCTGGAAG AGAAACCTGATGTAAAGCAAAAGTGCAGCAGGAAGAAAGTGGTCGTTCCACAGATCATCATCACCCGAGCGTCAAATGAGACGCTAGTCAGCTGCAGTTCCAGCGGGAGTGACGAGCAGAGAACCATTCGGGAGCCGGAGGACTGGGGCCCCTACCGGCGGCACAGGAACCCCAGTACAGCAGACGCCTATAATTCACATCTCAAAGAATAA
- the SPATA33 gene encoding spermatogenesis-associated protein 33 isoform X1, which translates to MGLSKSKQKPRKGEEQKKGSTYSVPKSKEKLMEKHSQEGRQADRELEKPMDSLHPGSGTAKHLPPATSLEEKPDVKQKCSRKKVVVPQIIITRASNETLVSCSSSGSDEQRTIREPEDWGPYRRHRNPSTADAYNSHLKE; encoded by the exons ATGGGCCTTTCCAAAAGCAAGCAGAAACCCAGGAAAG GTGAGGAACAAAAGAAGGGATCCACCTATTCAGTTCCAAAATCTAAGGAGAAGTTGATGGAGAAGCATtcccaggaaggcaggcaggcagacagggaGTTGGAGAAGCCTATGGACAGCCTCCACCCCGGGTCCGGGACAGCCAAGCACCTGCCGCCGGCAACTTCGCTGGAAG AGAAACCTGATGTAAAGCAAAAGTGCAGCAGGAAGAAAGTGGTCGTTCCACAGATCATCATCACCCGAGCGTCAAATGAGACGCTAGTCAGCTGCAGTTCCAGCGGGAGTGACGAGCAGAGAACCATTCGGGAGCCGGAGGACTGGGGCCCCTACCGGCGGCACAGGAACCCCAGTACAGCAGACGCCTATAATTCACATCTCAAAGAATAA